A single region of the Bacteroides luhongzhouii genome encodes:
- the mobV gene encoding MobV family relaxase has translation MGFVVLHMEKAHGSDSGTTAHIERFIIPKNADPTRTHANRRLIEYPDGIKDRSAAIQQRLEEAGLTRKIGSNQVRAIRINVSGTHEDMKRIEEEGRLDEWCADNLKYFADTFGKENIVAAHLHRDEETPHIHVTLVPIVKGERKRRKREEQTKKRYRKKPTDTVRLCADDIMTRLKLKSYQDTYAVAMAKYGLQRGIDGSKARHKSTQQYYRDIQKLSDDLKAEVVDLQQQKETAQEELRRAKKEIQTEKLKGAATTAAANIAESVGSLFGSNKVKTLERENTALHKEVADHEETIEALQDRIQTMQADHSREIREMQQKHGREIADKDTRHKQEISFLKTVIARAAAWFPYFREMLRIENLCRLVGFDERQTATLVKGKPLEYAGELYSEEHGRKFTTERAGFQVLKDPTDGTKLVLAIDRKPIAEWFKEQFEKLRQNIRRPIQPQRKGKGFKL, from the coding sequence ATGGGTTTCGTAGTTTTACACATGGAAAAGGCGCACGGCAGCGACAGCGGAACGACCGCACATATCGAGCGTTTCATCATACCGAAGAACGCCGACCCCACACGCACGCACGCAAACCGCAGGCTTATCGAATACCCCGACGGGATAAAAGACCGTTCGGCGGCTATACAGCAGAGATTAGAAGAAGCGGGGCTGACACGCAAAATCGGAAGCAACCAAGTACGGGCAATCCGCATCAACGTATCGGGAACGCACGAGGACATGAAGCGGATAGAGGAAGAGGGGCGTTTGGACGAGTGGTGCGCCGACAATCTGAAATACTTCGCCGACACGTTCGGAAAGGAGAACATCGTGGCGGCTCACCTGCACAGGGACGAGGAAACGCCGCACATACACGTTACACTCGTCCCCATCGTCAAGGGAGAGCGCAAGCGCAGGAAAAGGGAGGAACAGACGAAGAAGCGATACCGCAAGAAGCCGACCGACACCGTGAGGCTGTGCGCAGACGATATTATGACACGGCTGAAATTGAAGTCCTACCAAGATACCTATGCCGTGGCGATGGCGAAATACGGGCTGCAAAGGGGCATAGACGGCTCGAAAGCTCGCCACAAGTCCACGCAGCAGTATTATCGGGATATACAGAAACTCTCCGACGACCTCAAAGCGGAAGTGGTGGATTTGCAGCAGCAGAAAGAAACGGCACAGGAGGAACTAAGACGGGCGAAAAAAGAAATACAGACCGAGAAGCTGAAAGGGGCGGCAACCACCGCAGCCGCCAACATCGCCGAGAGCGTCGGTTCTCTTTTCGGCAGTAACAAGGTCAAGACGCTGGAAAGGGAGAACACCGCCCTGCATAAGGAGGTAGCCGACCACGAGGAAACCATCGAAGCCCTGCAAGATAGGATACAGACCATGCAGGCAGACCACAGCAGGGAGATACGGGAAATGCAGCAAAAGCACGGCAGGGAGATAGCCGACAAGGACACAAGGCACAAGCAGGAAATATCGTTTCTGAAAACGGTAATCGCAAGGGCGGCAGCATGGTTTCCCTATTTCCGTGAAATGCTCCGTATCGAAAACCTCTGCCGCCTTGTCGGGTTCGATGAAAGGCAGACCGCAACGCTCGTCAAGGGAAAGCCGTTGGAGTATGCAGGGGAACTCTACTCGGAGGAACACGGACGGAAATTCACGACCGAAAGGGCAGGTTTCCAAGTGCTGAAAGACCCCACGGACGGGACTAAATTGGTTCTTGCCATCGACCGAAAGCCCATTGCCGAGTGGTTCAAGGAACAGTTCGAGAAGTTAAGGCAGAACATACGCCGACCTATACAACCGCAAAGGAAAGGCAAGGGATTCAAGCTATAA
- the erm(F) gene encoding 23S rRNA (adenine(2058)-N(6))-methyltransferase Erm(F), which translates to MTKKKLPVRFTGQHFTIDKVLIKDAIRQANISNQDTVLDIGAGKGFLTVHLLKIANNVVAIENDTALVEHLRKLFSDARNVQVVGCDFRNFAVPKFPFKVVSNIPYGITSDIFKILMFESLGNFLGGSIVLQLEPTQKLFSRKLYNPYTVFYHTFFDLKLVYEVGPESFFPPPTVKSALLNIKRKQLFFDFKFKAKYLAFISCLLEKPDLSVKTALKSIFRKSQVRSISEKFGLNLNAQIVCLSPSQWVNCFLEMLEVVPEKFHPS; encoded by the coding sequence ATGACAAAAAAGAAATTGCCCGTTCGTTTTACGGGTCAGCACTTTACTATTGATAAAGTGCTAATAAAAGATGCAATAAGACAAGCAAATATAAGTAATCAGGATACGGTTTTAGATATTGGGGCAGGCAAGGGGTTTCTTACTGTTCATTTATTAAAAATCGCCAACAATGTTGTTGCTATTGAAAACGACACAGCTTTGGTTGAACATTTACGAAAATTATTTTCTGATGCCCGAAATGTTCAAGTTGTCGGTTGTGATTTTAGGAATTTTGCAGTTCCGAAATTTCCTTTCAAAGTGGTGTCAAATATTCCTTATGGCATTACTTCCGATATTTTCAAAATCCTGATGTTTGAGAGTCTTGGAAATTTTCTGGGAGGTTCCATTGTCCTTCAGTTAGAACCTACACAAAAGTTATTTTCGAGGAAGCTTTACAATCCATATACCGTTTTCTATCATACTTTTTTTGATTTGAAACTTGTCTATGAGGTAGGTCCTGAAAGTTTCTTTCCACCGCCAACTGTCAAATCAGCCCTGTTAAACATTAAAAGAAAACAGTTATTTTTTGATTTTAAGTTTAAAGCCAAATACTTAGCATTTATTTCCTGTCTGTTAGAGAAACCTGATTTATCTGTAAAAACAGCTTTAAAGTCGATTTTCAGGAAAAGTCAGGTCAGGTCAATTTCGGAAAAATTCGGTTTAAACCTTAATGCTCAAATTGTTTGTTTGTCTCCAAGTCAATGGGTAAACTGTTTTTTGGAAATGCTGGAAGTTGTCCCTGAAAAATTTCATCCTTCGTAG
- a CDS encoding toxin-antitoxin system YwqK family antitoxin gives MNRILTLYLFLLLCGTASAQQIVKWDDLQTITDNARRTVYYEKGSKQPLQGEYRIIRGLDEERVKLSDGIINGDYLRYRDGVLRESGIYAKGKRNGIFTEYYQDGVTPRKETPMQQGKIDGTVKTYFRNGKIEIEKEYRQSVESGRERRFDSKTGEQIFESHYIDGKKEGEEWEIFEDGRTLRSRTTRHYRNGKLDGFYRVESTRDGKPYITIEGQYTDGEKSGRWKQYNATDDTTHEWDE, from the coding sequence ATGAATAGAATATTAACACTATACCTCTTTTTGCTATTGTGTGGCACGGCTTCCGCACAACAAATAGTAAAATGGGACGATTTACAGACTATAACGGATAACGCACGGCGCACGGTCTATTATGAAAAAGGCAGTAAACAGCCGTTGCAGGGAGAATATCGCATTATACGAGGGCTTGACGAGGAGCGTGTTAAACTTTCCGACGGCATAATAAACGGTGATTATCTCCGCTATCGTGATGGGGTACTGCGTGAATCGGGCATATATGCCAAAGGAAAGCGCAACGGCATATTCACGGAGTATTACCAAGATGGCGTTACTCCCCGAAAAGAAACACCCATGCAGCAAGGCAAGATAGACGGAACTGTAAAGACCTATTTTCGTAACGGCAAAATAGAAATCGAAAAGGAGTATAGGCAGAGTGTGGAGAGCGGACGGGAACGCCGCTTTGACAGCAAGACGGGTGAGCAGATTTTTGAATCTCATTATATAGACGGCAAAAAAGAGGGTGAGGAATGGGAAATATTCGAGGATGGGCGCACGCTTCGCAGCAGGACTACACGACACTACCGTAACGGAAAACTTGACGGCTTTTATCGTGTGGAATCGACACGGGACGGAAAACCCTATATAACCATCGAGGGGCAATACACCGACGGCGAGAAATCGGGACGTTGGAAACAGTACAACGCCACCGATGACACAACCCATGAATGGGATGAATGA
- a CDS encoding glycosyltransferase family 2 protein — MNKDVCVYILTHNRPNDILRSLNSVRKQDFSNLKIVVSDNSDNDTTTELLKDLIRSDARINYIRRGKECSSANAHLNYILATNTHEYFMLFHDDDEMLPNMVSVLYEYLSTHDSFSAVGCNAYFNINGKNTKKKMFISKNIQIMEDSESVVKQYAMGNTAPFPSFMYRKSKIIGSKMDWLRGGKYCDCSFISTIANKGGVVYLPQCYMYYFISSSQDSQHHEFFQYLSLIKFLSTQVEDKSILLNMRIFNIYNYLRDLQLKTGDIPYRKKALFLF; from the coding sequence ATGAATAAAGATGTTTGTGTGTATATTCTAACGCACAATAGACCAAATGATATATTACGATCTTTAAATTCTGTTAGAAAACAAGATTTTTCTAATTTAAAGATAGTTGTATCCGATAATTCGGATAATGATACTACTACTGAATTATTAAAAGACCTCATAAGAAGCGATGCAAGAATAAATTATATAAGAAGAGGAAAAGAATGTTCATCAGCTAATGCTCATTTAAATTATATATTAGCAACTAATACCCATGAATATTTTATGTTATTTCATGATGATGATGAGATGTTGCCTAATATGGTGAGTGTACTATATGAATATTTATCGACTCATGATTCATTCAGTGCAGTGGGGTGCAACGCATATTTTAATATTAATGGGAAGAATACAAAGAAGAAAATGTTTATCTCTAAAAATATACAAATAATGGAGGATAGTGAGAGTGTTGTAAAACAATACGCTATGGGTAATACTGCTCCATTCCCTTCCTTTATGTATAGGAAATCAAAAATTATTGGAAGTAAAATGGATTGGCTGAGAGGGGGGAAATATTGTGATTGCTCCTTTATTTCTACAATTGCAAATAAAGGAGGGGTGGTATATTTGCCTCAATGTTATATGTATTATTTTATATCTTCAAGTCAGGATAGTCAACATCATGAGTTTTTTCAATATTTGTCTTTAATAAAATTCTTATCAACTCAAGTAGAAGACAAGAGCATATTGTTAAACATGAGGATTTTCAATATTTATAATTATTTGCGTGATTTGCAATTGAAGACCGGAGATATTCCATATAGGAAAAAAGCACTTTTTTTATTTTAG
- a CDS encoding transketolase family protein, whose protein sequence is MRTAFIKQLVEEAKKNDKIFLVVGDLGFSVVEDFANLFPKRFLNIGIAEQNMIGVAAGLAKEGYNVYVYSIGNFPTLRCMEQIRYDVAYHSLSVKIVSVGAGYAYGSLGASHHATEELGMMRTIPNMVICSPCDPVEAESVTTISANYNGPMYLRLGKAGEAIVHKENITNLQIGDLLPIKINSEKKVLLASGSILDYAVKYMIVENIKSDIYSVPFVKPLNVKQIKEIAEQYSEIIVLEEHQKSCGIGSAIIEQISDLYAYGVLPIYPRIKRIAIDDKFYSISGSQDYLREKAGLRLF, encoded by the coding sequence ATGAGAACTGCATTTATAAAACAATTGGTAGAAGAAGCTAAAAAGAATGACAAAATATTTCTTGTTGTTGGGGATTTAGGCTTTAGTGTAGTCGAAGATTTTGCTAATCTGTTTCCAAAGCGTTTTTTAAATATAGGTATAGCAGAACAGAATATGATTGGTGTTGCTGCTGGATTGGCGAAGGAAGGGTATAATGTTTATGTTTATTCTATAGGGAACTTTCCCACTCTTCGTTGTATGGAGCAGATTCGTTATGATGTAGCATATCACAGTTTAAGTGTAAAAATTGTATCGGTTGGTGCAGGTTATGCCTATGGTTCGCTCGGTGCTTCACATCATGCGACTGAAGAGCTTGGTATGATGCGAACAATTCCTAATATGGTTATATGTTCTCCTTGCGACCCTGTTGAAGCAGAATCGGTAACTACGATTTCTGCAAACTATAATGGACCGATGTATCTGAGACTTGGGAAAGCGGGTGAAGCAATTGTTCATAAGGAAAATATAACGAATTTGCAAATAGGAGATCTTCTTCCAATAAAGATTAATAGTGAAAAAAAAGTTCTGCTTGCTAGTGGTTCTATATTAGATTATGCAGTAAAATATATGATTGTTGAAAATATTAAATCAGATATTTATAGCGTACCTTTTGTAAAGCCTTTAAATGTAAAACAAATAAAAGAAATAGCAGAGCAGTATTCTGAAATAATCGTTTTGGAAGAACATCAAAAAAGTTGTGGTATTGGGTCTGCAATTATTGAACAGATTAGTGATTTATATGCTTATGGTGTACTTCCTATATATCCTAGAATAAAACGGATAGCAATAGATGATAAATTCTATTCAATATCAGGTTCACAAGATTATTTAAGAGAGAAAGCAGGATTACGGTTATTTTAA
- a CDS encoding transketolase translates to MIKDSITLSKEIRKCSLRMVYQAKASHIGGALSMVDLLSVLYSTILKYDVSNPSWEERDRFILSKGHACVSFYSTLALCGFFSMEELDDYGKNGSRLLSHTSHYIPGIEISAGSLGHGLPIACGIALAAKRRGQKYRTYVIVGDGEMDEGSNWEALLLASHLELDNLCLIIDYNKIQSLGATNEVLNLEPFKSKLEAFNWNVIQIDGHNHEAIRRAFIQAEAFFGKPTAIIADTIKGKGVSFMENELLWHYKSPDEKQYNQAIKEIEG, encoded by the coding sequence ATGATAAAAGATAGTATTACGTTATCAAAAGAAATACGTAAGTGTTCACTACGTATGGTTTACCAAGCAAAAGCATCTCATATTGGTGGGGCTTTATCAATGGTAGATTTATTATCTGTGTTATATAGTACGATATTAAAATATGATGTTTCTAATCCTTCTTGGGAAGAAAGAGATCGGTTTATACTTTCAAAAGGTCATGCTTGTGTCTCTTTCTATTCTACATTAGCATTATGTGGTTTCTTTTCTATGGAGGAACTGGACGATTATGGGAAAAATGGAAGTCGTCTATTATCCCATACAAGCCATTATATACCAGGAATAGAAATTTCTGCTGGTAGCCTTGGACATGGTTTGCCAATTGCGTGCGGAATTGCTTTAGCTGCGAAGCGAAGAGGACAGAAGTATCGTACTTATGTAATTGTTGGAGATGGAGAAATGGATGAAGGTTCAAATTGGGAAGCTTTACTGTTGGCTTCACATTTAGAACTGGATAACTTGTGTTTAATTATTGACTATAATAAGATTCAAAGTTTGGGTGCAACCAATGAGGTTTTAAATTTGGAACCTTTTAAAAGTAAGTTGGAGGCATTCAATTGGAATGTTATTCAAATAGATGGTCATAATCATGAAGCTATTCGTAGAGCTTTCATCCAAGCGGAAGCATTTTTTGGGAAACCAACTGCGATAATAGCTGATACAATAAAAGGTAAAGGAGTTTCATTTATGGAAAATGAATTGTTGTGGCATTATAAATCTCCGGATGAAAAACAATATAATCAAGCTATAAAGGAAATAGAAGGATGA
- a CDS encoding NAD-dependent epimerase/dehydratase family protein — translation MKILLTGATGFLGSHIAETLSTHGHELLLAKRTKSDLWRCASLENKVKWTNSDSDAFELDVLSFRPNVIINSAWNGVSAGERNSWKHQLDNLCYQQRLLDLAKRLEVKVFIGIGSQAEYGTFDGCVDENYIADPNTAYGVVKLAAQQIVKTFCEENNITWYWFRLFSCFGEREAENWLIPAVIKNMMSTDQDHMDLTAGEQKYSYLYIKDVTNVILYAVKGNAENGIYHIASDNLRSLKSILVHIKEYLRPEFCLNFGALPYRKNQSMINGSVNLKTRKAFGDFEVSDFSSKLIQTIEYYKAIYNDKR, via the coding sequence ATGAAAATATTGTTAACGGGAGCAACAGGCTTTTTGGGCTCTCATATTGCTGAAACTTTATCTACACATGGCCATGAACTATTGTTAGCAAAAAGAACAAAATCAGATTTATGGAGATGTGCTTCTTTAGAAAATAAAGTTAAATGGACTAATAGTGATTCAGATGCTTTTGAATTGGATGTTTTGTCTTTTCGTCCTAATGTAATAATAAATTCTGCTTGGAATGGTGTTTCAGCAGGTGAGCGGAACTCATGGAAACATCAACTCGATAATTTATGTTATCAACAGCGCTTACTAGATTTAGCAAAGCGGTTAGAAGTAAAAGTATTTATAGGAATTGGTTCTCAAGCAGAATATGGGACTTTTGATGGGTGTGTTGATGAAAATTACATAGCTGATCCTAATACAGCATATGGGGTTGTAAAATTGGCAGCACAACAAATAGTAAAAACTTTCTGTGAAGAAAATAATATAACTTGGTATTGGTTTAGATTGTTCTCTTGTTTTGGTGAGAGAGAAGCAGAGAACTGGTTAATACCTGCTGTCATCAAAAATATGATGTCTACTGATCAAGATCATATGGATTTAACTGCTGGTGAACAGAAGTATTCTTATTTATATATTAAGGATGTAACAAATGTGATACTGTATGCAGTTAAAGGAAATGCAGAAAATGGGATTTATCATATTGCTTCTGATAATTTGCGTTCCCTAAAAAGTATTTTAGTTCATATAAAAGAATATTTGAGACCTGAATTTTGTTTAAATTTTGGAGCTCTCCCTTATCGTAAAAATCAGTCAATGATTAATGGCTCTGTTAATTTGAAGACTCGAAAAGCGTTTGGAGACTTTGAAGTTTCTGATTTTTCTAGTAAATTAATTCAAACGATAGAATATTATAAGGCTATTTATAATGATAAAAGATAG
- the rfbG gene encoding CDP-glucose 4,6-dehydratase yields the protein MDIDIFKNFYRGKRVLVTGHTGFKGSWLSIWLHELGAEVIGVAKDPATDKDNYVLSGIGGKIKADLRADIRDSQRMKDIFQEYQPEIVFHLAAQPLVRLSYEIPVETYETNVMGTISILEAIRITDSVKVGVMITTDKCYENKEQIWGYRENEPMGGYDPYSSSKGAAEIAIASWRRSFFNPEQYEKHGKSIASVRAGNVIGGGDWALDRIIPDCIRALESNIPIEIRNPEAIRPWQHVLEPLSGYMLLVSKMWYEPTKYCEGWNFGPRTESISTVWDIAAKVVEEYGSGDLRDLSDQNVLHEARLLMLDISKAQFLLGWQPRMNLDQTVSLTVDWYKSYRKEEVYDVCVNQIINYLLK from the coding sequence ATGGATATAGATATATTTAAAAATTTCTATAGAGGAAAGCGTGTTCTTGTAACCGGACACACAGGCTTTAAAGGTAGCTGGCTTTCTATCTGGCTCCATGAATTGGGAGCGGAAGTGATCGGGGTGGCTAAAGATCCGGCTACAGATAAAGATAATTATGTGTTGTCCGGAATAGGAGGAAAAATAAAAGCTGACCTGCGTGCTGATATTCGTGATAGTCAGCGAATGAAAGATATTTTTCAGGAATATCAACCCGAAATTGTTTTTCACTTGGCTGCCCAACCTCTAGTACGTTTAAGTTATGAAATTCCCGTTGAAACGTACGAAACGAATGTAATGGGGACGATTAGCATATTGGAAGCTATACGGATAACGGATAGCGTAAAGGTAGGTGTCATGATAACTACCGATAAATGTTATGAAAACAAAGAGCAAATTTGGGGATATCGTGAGAATGAACCGATGGGTGGTTACGACCCATATTCCAGTAGTAAGGGAGCGGCCGAAATAGCTATTGCTTCTTGGAGGCGTTCTTTCTTTAATCCAGAGCAATATGAAAAGCATGGTAAAAGTATAGCCAGTGTTCGTGCAGGTAATGTGATTGGTGGTGGTGATTGGGCTTTAGATAGAATTATTCCCGATTGTATCCGTGCTTTAGAATCAAATATACCTATTGAGATTCGTAATCCGGAAGCTATTCGTCCTTGGCAACATGTATTGGAACCATTAAGTGGTTATATGTTATTGGTTAGTAAGATGTGGTATGAACCTACCAAATACTGTGAAGGATGGAATTTTGGTCCAAGAACAGAATCTATTTCTACTGTTTGGGATATTGCTGCTAAAGTTGTGGAAGAATATGGAAGCGGAGATTTAAGAGATTTGTCTGATCAAAATGTTTTGCATGAGGCGAGATTACTGATGTTGGATATTTCCAAAGCCCAATTTTTGTTAGGATGGCAGCCGCGAATGAACCTTGATCAGACTGTATCTCTGACAGTCGATTGGTACAAAAGTTATCGTAAAGAAGAAGTCTATGATGTTTGTGTGAATCAAATAATCAACTATTTATTGAAATGA
- the rfbF gene encoding glucose-1-phosphate cytidylyltransferase yields the protein MKAVIFAGGFGTRLSEATNLIPKPMVEIGGKPILWHIMKTYSHYGINEFVICCGYKQYVIKEYFANYFRHNSDLTVDLSNNSVEILDNHSENWKVTMVDTGLNTQTGGRLKRVQKYIGEERFVLTYGDGVADINIAESIKEHELSGCDISLTAYKPGGKFGALQIDLNNNKVLSFQEKPDGDRNWVNAGYFVCEPKVFEYIPACDDTIVFERKPLEDLAKDGKMHAYRHTGFWKPMDTLRDNVELNEMWDKGIAPWKVW from the coding sequence ATGAAAGCAGTCATTTTCGCAGGAGGTTTTGGAACCCGTTTGAGTGAGGCTACCAATCTTATTCCCAAACCGATGGTTGAAATAGGTGGAAAGCCTATTCTTTGGCATATTATGAAGACTTATAGTCATTATGGAATTAATGAATTTGTTATCTGTTGCGGTTATAAACAATATGTTATAAAAGAATATTTCGCTAATTATTTTCGTCATAATAGCGACCTCACAGTCGACCTGTCCAATAACAGTGTTGAAATACTTGATAATCACTCTGAAAATTGGAAAGTGACTATGGTTGATACCGGCTTGAATACCCAAACAGGAGGGCGTCTGAAACGAGTACAGAAATATATTGGTGAGGAACGCTTTGTTCTTACTTATGGCGATGGGGTGGCGGATATAAATATAGCAGAGAGCATTAAGGAACATGAATTATCAGGTTGTGACATCTCATTAACGGCTTACAAGCCCGGAGGCAAATTCGGAGCTTTGCAAATAGATTTGAATAATAACAAGGTACTTTCCTTTCAAGAAAAACCGGATGGTGATCGTAATTGGGTGAATGCCGGTTATTTTGTTTGCGAACCTAAAGTCTTTGAATATATTCCTGCGTGTGATGATACTATTGTTTTTGAGCGTAAGCCTCTTGAAGACTTGGCGAAAGATGGTAAAATGCATGCTTATCGTCATACAGGGTTTTGGAAGCCGATGGATACACTCCGTGATAATGTGGAACTCAATGAAATGTGGGATAAGGGGATAGCTCCCTGGAAAGTTTGGTAA
- the rfbH gene encoding lipopolysaccharide biosynthesis protein RfbH has translation MNKKETLKQQILQLSREYYNEVHRDSKVFEPGKSFVNYGGRFFDAEELVNLIDSSLDFWLTAGPWAHKFEKRFADWLGVKYCSLTNSGSSANLLAFMTLTSPLLGERRIKKGDEVITVACGFPTTVTPIIQYGAIPVFVDVTIPEYNIDITQLETAYSDKTKAVMIAHSLGNPFDLQSVKDFCDRHHLWLVEDNCDALGAEYTINGETRKTGTIGHIGTSSFYPPHHMTMGEGGAVYTNDPLLNKITNSFRDWGRDCWCVGGVDNTCKYRFSKQFGELPVGYDHKYVYSHFGYNLKLTDMQAAIGCAQLDKLDSIVLARRKNFQTLLDGLNDTEGLILPEPQKNSNPSWFGFLISVKEDAGFTRNELSEYLESKRIQTRNLFAGNLLKHPAFNEMRQNGEGYRVVGDLKGTDFILNNTFWIGVYPGMTEEMLQYMISTIKEFVTSRKA, from the coding sequence ATGAATAAAAAAGAAACCCTGAAGCAACAAATTCTTCAGTTATCTCGTGAATATTATAATGAGGTTCATCGGGACTCCAAAGTTTTTGAACCAGGGAAAAGTTTTGTAAATTATGGTGGTCGCTTTTTTGATGCTGAAGAACTCGTTAATTTGATTGATTCCTCTTTGGACTTCTGGCTTACAGCAGGACCTTGGGCTCATAAATTCGAGAAACGTTTTGCAGACTGGTTGGGGGTTAAATATTGTTCGCTGACAAATTCCGGGTCTTCTGCAAATTTATTAGCATTTATGACATTGACTTCTCCACTATTGGGGGAGCGTCGTATAAAAAAAGGTGATGAGGTTATAACAGTAGCTTGTGGATTTCCAACTACTGTAACGCCTATCATTCAGTATGGTGCGATTCCAGTATTTGTAGATGTAACGATTCCGGAGTATAATATAGATATAACTCAACTGGAAACTGCTTATTCTGATAAAACCAAAGCTGTCATGATTGCTCATTCGTTGGGTAATCCTTTCGATTTACAGTCGGTAAAAGATTTTTGTGATCGTCATCATCTTTGGTTAGTTGAAGATAACTGTGATGCCTTGGGGGCAGAATATACCATTAATGGTGAAACGAGAAAGACAGGGACTATCGGTCATATTGGTACTAGCAGTTTTTACCCACCACATCACATGACAATGGGTGAGGGTGGTGCTGTGTACACAAATGATCCATTGCTCAATAAGATAACCAATTCTTTCCGTGATTGGGGGCGTGATTGCTGGTGTGTAGGTGGTGTAGATAATACTTGCAAGTATCGTTTCAGTAAACAATTTGGTGAGTTACCTGTAGGTTATGATCATAAATATGTTTATTCTCATTTCGGTTATAATTTAAAGCTAACCGATATGCAAGCGGCTATTGGTTGCGCCCAATTGGATAAGTTGGACAGTATAGTATTGGCTCGTAGAAAGAATTTCCAGACTTTACTTGACGGTCTGAATGATACGGAAGGACTAATACTTCCTGAACCTCAAAAGAACTCTAATCCTAGCTGGTTTGGTTTTCTTATTTCAGTGAAAGAAGATGCAGGGTTCACCCGTAATGAATTATCTGAATATTTGGAGAGCAAGAGAATACAAACCCGTAATCTTTTTGCAGGAAACCTGTTGAAACATCCGGCTTTTAATGAAATGCGACAAAACGGTGAAGGTTATCGTGTTGTTGGTGATTTGAAAGGTACAGATTTTATATTGAATAATACTTTCTGGATTGGAGTTTACCCGGGTATGACTGAAGAAATGCTCCAATATATGATTTCCACAATCAAGGAATTTGTTACATCCCGTAAAGCGTAG